From the Ciona intestinalis chromosome 2, KH, whole genome shotgun sequence genome, one window contains:
- the LOC108949274 gene encoding putative phospholipase B-like 2 isoform X3 gives MYWIQIEVTTNENADNKLQAYAAGYMEGYLTKQHIADRWTNYYKPGHFCSPSSSTLYCNNLRYYLTRNTQHMLKKIKRNPNSAYWNQIHLLLVQAQGLIDGYYKRTHINANIRFKPFGLYYLNLLGDMETLQPIMKGTPIKVVTSPDDVKPGSCSALVKLLPNNTDVFMGHATWTNYRSMLRMMKRYNLNFKDKSGNKIPGHTMAFPSQPGQLYSKNDFYTLSSGLVTMETSMSNFNKKLWTIVREQYWNVLEWIRNVVANRMAGDGEEWCEVFSRHNSGTYNNQWMIMDYNKFEPGVQPTKDSGLLYLLEQMPTLVTYRDITEHLVNQTYWPSYNLPYFKETNKLSQLYRISNIYKSFSYHGATRAKIFARNQTRVKDIKTMFKLMRYNNYKHDPLSACNCDPPYTAAKAIAARGDLNPANGTYSLKSYGLADYVATDAKVVGYSMMKNFEILAECGPTHDQQPPFVWSKSPFSHVSHKGMPDKYDFKPTLIIWDKFSPLKMLDKIHKSVNL, from the exons ATGTA CTGGATTCAAATTGAAGTAACTACGAATGAAAATGCAGACAACAAGTTACAAGCTTACGCTGCGGGGTATATGGAAGGTTACTTAACTAAGCAACACATTGCAGATAGATGGACGAATTATTATAAAC ctGGTCACTTCTGCAGTCCATCATCAAGTACCTTGTATTGTAACAATCTCCGATATTATCTTACAAGGAACACTCAACATatgttaaagaaaataaaaaggaatcCAAACTCTGCATACTGGAATCAg ATACACCTGCTGTTGGTTCAAGCACAAGGGTTAATCGATGGATATTATAAACGAACTCACATCAATGCTAACATCAGATTCAAACCATTTGGATTATA ttatttaaatttacttggTGACATGGAAACTCTGCAGCCAATTATGAAGG GAACCCCCATTAAAGTTGTAACTTCACCTGATGATGTCAAACCTGGATCTTGCTCAGCTTTAGTGAAGTTGTTGCCTAACAACACAGATGTTTTCATGGGGCATGCCACGTGGACAAATTATCGCTCAATGTTACGAATGATGAAACGTTACAACTTGAACTTCAAAGACAAATCAG GTAACAAGATTCCAGGTCACACGATGGCTTTCCCCTCCCAACCTGGCCAACTTTATtctaaaaatgatttttatacTTTGTCCTCAGGATTG GTAACCATGGAAACCAGCATGTcgaatttcaataaaaaactaTGGACCATTGTCCGCGAACAATACTGGAATGTTCTGGAATGGATTCGAAATGTTGTAGCCAATAGAATGGCTGGTGATGGTGAAGAATGGTGTGAAGTGTTCTCACGCCATAACAGCGGAAC GTACAACAACCAGTGGATGATAATGGATTACAACAAATTCGAACCTGGTGTGCAGCCAACCAAAGACAGTGGTTTGCTTTATTTGTTGGAACAAATGCC caCACTGGTTACATACAGAGACATCACAGAACATTTAGTGAATCAAACATATTGGCCAAGTTATAACCTGCC ATATTTTAAAGAGACCAATAAGCTAAGTCAACTGTACAGAATTAGCAACATATATAAATCATTCTCTTACCATGGAGCCACACGGGCAAAAATATTTGCACGAAACCAAACTCGTGTGAAAgacattaaaacaatgtttaaattaatgag ATACAACAACTACAAGCATGATCCACTATCTGCATGTAATTGCGATCCACCATACACTGCTGCAAAGGCAATAGCTGCAAGAGGGGACCTTAACCCAGCGAATGGAACGTATTCTTTGAAGTCTTATGGGTTGGCTGACTATGTTGCTACAGATGCAAAGGTTGTTGGATACTCAATGATGAA AAACTTTGAGATTCTGGCGGAGTGTGGACCTACTCATGATCAGCAACCACCTTTTGTTTGGAGCAAATCTCCATTTTCTCACGTCTCTCACAAAGGAATGCCagataaatatgattttaaaccaACCCTTATTATATGGGACAAATTTTCCCCGTTAAAAATGTTGGATAAAATTCATAAATCTGTAAACTTGTAG
- the LOC108949274 gene encoding putative phospholipase B-like 2 isoform X1 yields the protein MLNFVFLLLFLACQSRSGVSGDLPWERWVLLKSEGNRITMHRGLPSSRSSGNNMLAWTSYKNTLMKNGWIQIEVTTNENADNKLQAYAAGYMEGYLTKQHIADRWTNYYKPGHFCSPSSSTLYCNNLRYYLTRNTQHMLKKIKRNPNSAYWNQIHLLLVQAQGLIDGYYKRTHINANIRFKPFGLYYLNLLGDMETLQPIMKGTPIKVVTSPDDVKPGSCSALVKLLPNNTDVFMGHATWTNYRSMLRMMKRYNLNFKDKSGNKIPGHTMAFPSQPGQLYSKNDFYTLSSGLVTMETSMSNFNKKLWTIVREQYWNVLEWIRNVVANRMAGDGEEWCEVFSRHNSGTYNNQWMIMDYNKFEPGVQPTKDSGLLYLLEQMPTLVTYRDITEHLVNQTYWPSYNLPYFKETNKLSQLYRISNIYKSFSYHGATRAKIFARNQTRVKDIKTMFKLMRYNNYKHDPLSACNCDPPYTAAKAIAARGDLNPANGTYSLKSYGLADYVATDAKVVGYSMMKNFEILAECGPTHDQQPPFVWSKSPFSHVSHKGMPDKYDFKPTLIIWDKFSPLKMLDKIHKSVNL from the exons atgttaaattttgtatttctaCTTCTGTTCCTCGCATGTCAAAGTAGATCAGGAGTGTCTGGCGATCTCCCGTGGGAGCGATGGGTCCTCTTGAAAAGTGAAGGAAACAGGATTACAATGCACCGGGGATTACCATCATCCAGGAGCAGTGGGAATAATATGTTGGCTTGGACgagttataaaaacacattgaTGAAAAATGG CTGGATTCAAATTGAAGTAACTACGAATGAAAATGCAGACAACAAGTTACAAGCTTACGCTGCGGGGTATATGGAAGGTTACTTAACTAAGCAACACATTGCAGATAGATGGACGAATTATTATAAAC ctGGTCACTTCTGCAGTCCATCATCAAGTACCTTGTATTGTAACAATCTCCGATATTATCTTACAAGGAACACTCAACATatgttaaagaaaataaaaaggaatcCAAACTCTGCATACTGGAATCAg ATACACCTGCTGTTGGTTCAAGCACAAGGGTTAATCGATGGATATTATAAACGAACTCACATCAATGCTAACATCAGATTCAAACCATTTGGATTATA ttatttaaatttacttggTGACATGGAAACTCTGCAGCCAATTATGAAGG GAACCCCCATTAAAGTTGTAACTTCACCTGATGATGTCAAACCTGGATCTTGCTCAGCTTTAGTGAAGTTGTTGCCTAACAACACAGATGTTTTCATGGGGCATGCCACGTGGACAAATTATCGCTCAATGTTACGAATGATGAAACGTTACAACTTGAACTTCAAAGACAAATCAG GTAACAAGATTCCAGGTCACACGATGGCTTTCCCCTCCCAACCTGGCCAACTTTATtctaaaaatgatttttatacTTTGTCCTCAGGATTG GTAACCATGGAAACCAGCATGTcgaatttcaataaaaaactaTGGACCATTGTCCGCGAACAATACTGGAATGTTCTGGAATGGATTCGAAATGTTGTAGCCAATAGAATGGCTGGTGATGGTGAAGAATGGTGTGAAGTGTTCTCACGCCATAACAGCGGAAC GTACAACAACCAGTGGATGATAATGGATTACAACAAATTCGAACCTGGTGTGCAGCCAACCAAAGACAGTGGTTTGCTTTATTTGTTGGAACAAATGCC caCACTGGTTACATACAGAGACATCACAGAACATTTAGTGAATCAAACATATTGGCCAAGTTATAACCTGCC ATATTTTAAAGAGACCAATAAGCTAAGTCAACTGTACAGAATTAGCAACATATATAAATCATTCTCTTACCATGGAGCCACACGGGCAAAAATATTTGCACGAAACCAAACTCGTGTGAAAgacattaaaacaatgtttaaattaatgag ATACAACAACTACAAGCATGATCCACTATCTGCATGTAATTGCGATCCACCATACACTGCTGCAAAGGCAATAGCTGCAAGAGGGGACCTTAACCCAGCGAATGGAACGTATTCTTTGAAGTCTTATGGGTTGGCTGACTATGTTGCTACAGATGCAAAGGTTGTTGGATACTCAATGATGAA AAACTTTGAGATTCTGGCGGAGTGTGGACCTACTCATGATCAGCAACCACCTTTTGTTTGGAGCAAATCTCCATTTTCTCACGTCTCTCACAAAGGAATGCCagataaatatgattttaaaccaACCCTTATTATATGGGACAAATTTTCCCCGTTAAAAATGTTGGATAAAATTCATAAATCTGTAAACTTGTAG
- the LOC108949274 gene encoding putative phospholipase B-like 2 isoform X4 — MYWIQIEVTTNENADNKLQAYAAGYMEGYLTKQHIADRWTNYYKPGHFCSPSSSTLYCNNLRYYLTRNTQHMLKKIKRNPNSAYWNQIHLLLVQAQGLIDGYYKRTHINANIRFKPFGLYYLNLLGDMETLQPIMKGTPIKVVTSPDDVKPGSCSALVKLLPNNTDVFMGHATWTNYRSMLRMMKRYNLNFKDKSGNKIPGHTMAFPSQPGQLYSKNDFYTLSSGLVTMETSMSNFNKKLWTIVREQYWNVLEWIRNVVANRMAGDGEEWCEVFSRHNSGTYNNQWMIMDYNKFEPGVQPTKDSGLLYLLEQMPTLVTYRDITEHLVNQTYWPSYNLPYFKETNKLSQLYRISNIYKSFSYHGATRAKIFARNQTRVKDIKTMFKLMRYNNYKHDPLSACNCDPPYTAAKAIAARGDLNPANGTYSLKSYGLADYVATDAKVVGYSMMKNFEILAECGPTHDQQPPFVWSKSPFSHVSHKGMPDKYDFKPTLIIWDKFSPLKMLDKIHKSVNL; from the exons ATGTA CTGGATTCAAATTGAAGTAACTACGAATGAAAATGCAGACAACAAGTTACAAGCTTACGCTGCGGGGTATATGGAAGGTTACTTAACTAAGCAACACATTGCAGATAGATGGACGAATTATTATAAAC ctGGTCACTTCTGCAGTCCATCATCAAGTACCTTGTATTGTAACAATCTTCGATATTATCTTACAAGGAACACTCAACATatgttaaagaaaataaaaaggaatcCAAACTCTGCATACTGGAATCAg ATACACCTGCTGTTGGTTCAAGCACAAGGGTTAATTGATGGATATTATAAACGAACTCACATTAATGCTAACATCAGATTCAAACCATTTGGATTATA ttatttaaatttacttggTGACATGGAAACTCTGCAGCCAATTATGAAGG GAACCCCCATTAAAGTTGTAACTTCACCTGATGATGTCAAACCTGGATCTTGCTCAGCTTTAGTGAAGTTGTTGCCTAACAACACAGATGTTTTCATGGGGCATGCCACGTGGACAAATTATCGCTCAATGTTACGAATGATGAAACGTTACAACTTGAACTTCAAAGACAAATCAG GTAACAAGATTCCAGGTCACACGATGGCTTTCCCCTCCCAACCTGGCCAACTTTATtctaaaaatgatttttatacTTTGTCCTCAGGATTG GTAACCATGGAAACCAGCATGTcgaatttcaataaaaaactaTGGACCATTGTCCGCGAACAATACTGGAATGTTCTGGAATGGATTCGAAATGTTGTAGCCAATAGAATGGCTGGTGATGGTGAAGAATGGTGTGAAGTGTTCTCACGCCATAACAGCGGAAC GTACAACAACCAGTGGATGATAATGGATTACAACAAATTCGAACCTGGTGTGCAGCCAACCAAAGACAGTGGTTTGCTTTATTTGTTGGAACAAATGCC caCACTGGTTACATACAGAGACATCACAGAACATTTAGTGAATCAAACATATTGGCCAAGTTATAACCTGCC ATATTTTAAAGAGACCAATAAGCTAAGTCAACTGTACAGAATTAGCAACATATATAAATCATTCTCTTACCATGGAGCCACACGGGCAAAAATATTTGCACGAAACCAAACTCGTGTGAAAgacattaaaacaatgtttaaattaatgag ATACAACAACTACAAGCATGATCCACTATCTGCATGTAATTGCGATCCACCATACACTGCTGCAAAGGCAATAGCTGCAAGAGGGGACCTTAACCCAGCGAATGGAACGTATTCTTTGAAGTCTTATGGGTTGGCTGACTATGTTGCTACAGATGCAAAGGTTGTTGGATACTCAATGATGAA AAACTTTGAGATTCTGGCGGAGTGTGGACCTACTCATGATCAGCAACCACCTTTTGTTTGGAGCAAATCTCCATTTTCTCACGTCTCTCACAAAGGAATGCCagataaatatgattttaaaccaACCCTTATTATATGGGACAAATTTTCCCCGTTAAAAATGTTGGATAAAATTCATAAATCTGTAAACTTGTAG
- the LOC108949274 gene encoding putative phospholipase B-like 2 isoform X2, with translation MLNFVFLLLFLACQSRSGVSGDLPWERWVLLKSEGNRITMHRGLPSSRSSGNNMLAWTSYKNTLMKNGWIQIEVTTNENADNKLQAYAAGYMEGYLTKQHIADRWTNYYKPGHFCSPSSSTLYCNNLRYYLTRNTQHMLKKIKRNPNSAYWNQIHLLLVQAQGLIDGYYKRTHINANIRFKPFGLYYLNLLGDMETLQPIMKGTPIKVVTSPDDVKPGSCSALVKLLPNNTDVFMGHATWTNYRSMLRMMKRYNLNFKDKSGNKIPGHTMAFPSQPGQLYSKNDFYTLSSGLVTMETSMSNFNKKLWTIVREQYWNVLEWIRNVVANRMAGDGEEWCEVFSRHNSGTYNNQWMIMDYNKFEPGVQPTKDSGLLYLLEQMPTLVTYRDITEHLVNQTYWPSYNLPYFKETNKLSQLYRISNIYKSFSYHGATRAKIFARNQTRVKDIKTMFKLMRYNNYKHDPLSACNCDPPYTAAKAIAARGDLNPANGTYSLKSYGLADYVATDAKVVGYSMMKNFEILAECGPTHDQQPPFVWSKSPFSHVSHKGMPDKYDFKPTLIIWDKFSPLKMLDKIHKSVNL, from the exons atgttaaattttgtatttctaCTTCTGTTCCTCGCATGTCAAAGTAGATCAGGAGTGTCTGGCGATCTCCCGTGGGAGCGATGGGTCCTCTTGAAAAGTGAAGGAAACAGGATTACAATGCACCGGGGATTACCATCATCCAGGAGCAGTGGGAATAATATGTTGGCTTGGACgagttataaaaacacattgaTGAAAAATGG CTGGATTCAAATTGAAGTAACTACGAATGAAAATGCAGACAACAAGTTACAAGCTTACGCTGCGGGGTATATGGAAGGTTACTTAACTAAGCAACACATTGCAGATAGATGGACGAATTATTATAAAC ctGGTCACTTCTGCAGTCCATCATCAAGTACCTTGTATTGTAACAATCTTCGATATTATCTTACAAGGAACACTCAACATatgttaaagaaaataaaaaggaatcCAAACTCTGCATACTGGAATCAg ATACACCTGCTGTTGGTTCAAGCACAAGGGTTAATTGATGGATATTATAAACGAACTCACATTAATGCTAACATCAGATTCAAACCATTTGGATTATA ttatttaaatttacttggTGACATGGAAACTCTGCAGCCAATTATGAAGG GAACCCCCATTAAAGTTGTAACTTCACCTGATGATGTCAAACCTGGATCTTGCTCAGCTTTAGTGAAGTTGTTGCCTAACAACACAGATGTTTTCATGGGGCATGCCACGTGGACAAATTATCGCTCAATGTTACGAATGATGAAACGTTACAACTTGAACTTCAAAGACAAATCAG GTAACAAGATTCCAGGTCACACGATGGCTTTCCCCTCCCAACCTGGCCAACTTTATtctaaaaatgatttttatacTTTGTCCTCAGGATTG GTAACCATGGAAACCAGCATGTcgaatttcaataaaaaactaTGGACCATTGTCCGCGAACAATACTGGAATGTTCTGGAATGGATTCGAAATGTTGTAGCCAATAGAATGGCTGGTGATGGTGAAGAATGGTGTGAAGTGTTCTCACGCCATAACAGCGGAAC GTACAACAACCAGTGGATGATAATGGATTACAACAAATTCGAACCTGGTGTGCAGCCAACCAAAGACAGTGGTTTGCTTTATTTGTTGGAACAAATGCC caCACTGGTTACATACAGAGACATCACAGAACATTTAGTGAATCAAACATATTGGCCAAGTTATAACCTGCC ATATTTTAAAGAGACCAATAAGCTAAGTCAACTGTACAGAATTAGCAACATATATAAATCATTCTCTTACCATGGAGCCACACGGGCAAAAATATTTGCACGAAACCAAACTCGTGTGAAAgacattaaaacaatgtttaaattaatgag ATACAACAACTACAAGCATGATCCACTATCTGCATGTAATTGCGATCCACCATACACTGCTGCAAAGGCAATAGCTGCAAGAGGGGACCTTAACCCAGCGAATGGAACGTATTCTTTGAAGTCTTATGGGTTGGCTGACTATGTTGCTACAGATGCAAAGGTTGTTGGATACTCAATGATGAA AAACTTTGAGATTCTGGCGGAGTGTGGACCTACTCATGATCAGCAACCACCTTTTGTTTGGAGCAAATCTCCATTTTCTCACGTCTCTCACAAAGGAATGCCagataaatatgattttaaaccaACCCTTATTATATGGGACAAATTTTCCCCGTTAAAAATGTTGGATAAAATTCATAAATCTGTAAACTTGTAG
- the LOC108949274 gene encoding putative phospholipase B-like 2 isoform X5 — protein sequence MEGYLTKQHIADRWTNYYKPGHFCSPSSSTLYCNNLRYYLTRNTQHMLKKIKRNPNSAYWNQIHLLLVQAQGLIDGYYKRTHINANIRFKPFGLYYLNLLGDMETLQPIMKGTPIKVVTSPDDVKPGSCSALVKLLPNNTDVFMGHATWTNYRSMLRMMKRYNLNFKDKSGNKIPGHTMAFPSQPGQLYSKNDFYTLSSGLVTMETSMSNFNKKLWTIVREQYWNVLEWIRNVVANRMAGDGEEWCEVFSRHNSGTYNNQWMIMDYNKFEPGVQPTKDSGLLYLLEQMPTLVTYRDITEHLVNQTYWPSYNLPYFKETNKLSQLYRISNIYKSFSYHGATRAKIFARNQTRVKDIKTMFKLMRYNNYKHDPLSACNCDPPYTAAKAIAARGDLNPANGTYSLKSYGLADYVATDAKVVGYSMMKNFEILAECGPTHDQQPPFVWSKSPFSHVSHKGMPDKYDFKPTLIIWDKFSPLKMLDKIHKSVNL from the exons ATGGAAGGTTACTTAACTAAGCAACACATTGCAGATAGATGGACGAATTATTATAAAC ctGGTCACTTCTGCAGTCCATCATCAAGTACCTTGTATTGTAACAATCTCCGATATTATCTTACAAGGAACACTCAACATatgttaaagaaaataaaaaggaatcCAAACTCTGCATACTGGAATCAg ATACACCTGCTGTTGGTTCAAGCACAAGGGTTAATCGATGGATATTATAAACGAACTCACATCAATGCTAACATCAGATTCAAACCATTTGGATTATA ttatttaaatttacttggTGACATGGAAACTCTGCAGCCAATTATGAAGG GAACCCCCATTAAAGTTGTAACTTCACCTGATGATGTCAAACCTGGATCTTGCTCAGCTTTAGTGAAGTTGTTGCCTAACAACACAGATGTTTTCATGGGGCATGCCACGTGGACAAATTATCGCTCAATGTTACGAATGATGAAACGTTACAACTTGAACTTCAAAGACAAATCAG GTAACAAGATTCCAGGTCACACGATGGCTTTCCCCTCCCAACCTGGCCAACTTTATtctaaaaatgatttttatacTTTGTCCTCAGGATTG GTAACCATGGAAACCAGCATGTcgaatttcaataaaaaactaTGGACCATTGTCCGCGAACAATACTGGAATGTTCTGGAATGGATTCGAAATGTTGTAGCCAATAGAATGGCTGGTGATGGTGAAGAATGGTGTGAAGTGTTCTCACGCCATAACAGCGGAAC GTACAACAACCAGTGGATGATAATGGATTACAACAAATTCGAACCTGGTGTGCAGCCAACCAAAGACAGTGGTTTGCTTTATTTGTTGGAACAAATGCC caCACTGGTTACATACAGAGACATCACAGAACATTTAGTGAATCAAACATATTGGCCAAGTTATAACCTGCC ATATTTTAAAGAGACCAATAAGCTAAGTCAACTGTACAGAATTAGCAACATATATAAATCATTCTCTTACCATGGAGCCACACGGGCAAAAATATTTGCACGAAACCAAACTCGTGTGAAAgacattaaaacaatgtttaaattaatgag ATACAACAACTACAAGCATGATCCACTATCTGCATGTAATTGCGATCCACCATACACTGCTGCAAAGGCAATAGCTGCAAGAGGGGACCTTAACCCAGCGAATGGAACGTATTCTTTGAAGTCTTATGGGTTGGCTGACTATGTTGCTACAGATGCAAAGGTTGTTGGATACTCAATGATGAA AAACTTTGAGATTCTGGCGGAGTGTGGACCTACTCATGATCAGCAACCACCTTTTGTTTGGAGCAAATCTCCATTTTCTCACGTCTCTCACAAAGGAATGCCagataaatatgattttaaaccaACCCTTATTATATGGGACAAATTTTCCCCGTTAAAAATGTTGGATAAAATTCATAAATCTGTAAACTTGTAG
- the LOC100176050 gene encoding transmembrane protein 45B-like, translated as MGTFGGHVLPGSFFLCFGFWYTLKYIWNFLRKKTNRTAPFCRCCGIQCHVIVVEGIIKIIFTTLGIILELFFTGPPRGSLYDHNGGFTHANNWQHATMYFFFGISGVADIVSHTARHVVPAGLDRLFGGLALFIEGYLFFFHLHGRSHIDKRVHILLVLTVWPSALFAFIECLVMNKRKLLHIFEMLHTVLLIAQGTWFLQAAYILFPPNGNSFEDTQVNLMFITLFWSWHIAAVFGFVSLVYFLIYKLLKSRGLLDPQFMQSYKNMNIGTSLGSSTPLNGALLSECSEDEL; from the exons ATGGGAACTTTCGGAGGCCATGTCCTTCCCGGCTCTTTCTTTCTTTGCTTTGGTTTCTGGtacactttaaaatatatctggAACTTTCTCAG AAAGAAAACCAACAGAACAGCCCCGTTTTGTCGCTGTTGTGGAATACAATGTCATGTTATAGTGGTGGAGGGAATTATAAAGATAATTTTTACAACTCTGG GCATTATACTGGAATTGTTTTTTACTGGGCCTCCGCGTGGAAGTCTGTATGATCACAATGGTGGATTCACTCATGCAAATAACTGGCAACACGCAACCATGTATTTCTTCTTTGGGATTTCAGGAGTGGCTGATATTGTATCACATACTGCACGACATGTAGTACCAGCAG GATTGGATCGTTTATTTGGTGGATTGGCTTTGTTCATTGAAggttatttattcttttttcatCTACACGGTCGATCACATATTGACAAAAGAGTTCATATTTTGCtg GTGTTAACAGTCTGGCCATCAGCGCTGTTTGCATTTATTGAGTGCCTTGTAATGAACAAACGTAAATTACTTCATATATTTGAAATGCTGCACACTGTGTTGCTTATCGCTCAAGGAACTTGGTTCTTGCAG GCAGCCTATATTCTGTTCCCACCTAATGGAAATTCATTTGAAGATACACAAGTAAACCTCATGTTTATCACTCTCTTCTGGTCATGGCATATTGCTGCTGTGTTTGGATTCGTCAGTCTTGTATACTTCCTTATTTACAA GTTGTTGAAAAGTAGAGGCCTACTTGATCCACAGTTTATgcaaagttacaaaaacatGAACATTGGAACTTCACTTGGTTCATCAACTCCACTTAACGGAGCCCTACTATCCGAATGTTCCGAAGATGAATTATAA